The DNA sequence CCCCGCGGCGTGCGGGCCGCGCTCACAGGGTCAGGAGCATGGCGATCATGCCCATGCTCATCGCCAGACGGCACACCAGGGCCAGCTCCGGCCGGTCCGCCCAGCGGATGACACCGGCCTCCGGGGTCACCACCGCCCCCACCGGCGCGAGCCGCGCGCCCGAGGCGAGCACGTGCGCGGTGAAGTACAGCAGCAGGGCGCCGGTCAGCGCGGGGACGCCCGTGTCGCCGTGGCCGCCGCCCGGGGCGGCGAGCATCGCCGCCGACATGTAGACCATCGCGGCCGCGCCCACCAGGTGGTGGGCGTGGTGGGCGGAGCGCCGCGTCGTCCAGGCCGCGCGCAGCCCGATGGCCGCGAACACCGCCGCGTACGCGAACCACGCACCCCGGGGAGGGGACAGTGCGGCGGCGGGGACGGCCATCAGGGCCATGCCGAAGCCCATGAGCGCCTCGCCGCCCGCCGCGCGGCGCTGCTCCTCGACGCGGCTGCGCATCCGCAGCAGGCAGTAGGTGCCGCTCGCCGCGCAGAGCGACACGAGCAGCCAGCTCGCCGAACCGGGTCCGTGCACCGGGCACCTCCTCGATCGACTCGATCGACGGTCGACGCCGATGACGAGTCGATGCCCGGCGCGAGGGCGGCGTACGGGAGCGCACGGGTGTACGGCGGGAGCGCGACGGGGGAGCGGGAGGGGCTCGAGCCATATATTCCACAGAATAGTTTGCAGGTAAAACACTTGCTAACCTTCTCTGTCATGAGCAGCCCTCCGCCCCGCACCCCGTCCCGCCCCTCGCTGCGCGCGCACGCCCGTCGGCTGCCGCTCGCCGGTGTGCTGCGCCTCGGCAAGCCGTCGGACATCTGGTTCAAGCCCGCGACGAGCGTCCTCGTCGCC is a window from the Streptomyces spectabilis genome containing:
- a CDS encoding DUF5134 domain-containing protein translates to MHGPGSASWLLVSLCAASGTYCLLRMRSRVEEQRRAAGGEALMGFGMALMAVPAAALSPPRGAWFAYAAVFAAIGLRAAWTTRRSAHHAHHLVGAAAMVYMSAAMLAAPGGGHGDTGVPALTGALLLYFTAHVLASGARLAPVGAVVTPEAGVIRWADRPELALVCRLAMSMGMIAMLLTL